A stretch of Microbulbifer sp. SAOS-129_SWC DNA encodes these proteins:
- a CDS encoding acyl-CoA dehydrogenase family protein, with protein MLKRDFTEEQHMFRSAYRKFLQQEIAPHMERWREQGIVDREAFRRAGDQGFLMVWPEEAYGGLGDTDFRFEQIIIEENQYALTADWNCTLHSRLVGPYLKRFGSREQQQRWLPGCVAGDTILAIAMTEPDAGSDLAGIRTTAIDQGDHFLLNGTKTYISNGLNADLVIVAAKTDPLNKPRQLGLFVVERGAEGFARGAPLKKMGQKAQDTAELFFQNVIVPRENVLCDPGKGFAYLMEGLAEERLIAAVECLAAAQKAFDITLEFTRERKLFGGQLGDLQNTQFKLSELRAELDMQQVYIDQCVTALNGGQLNSVDAAKAKLVTSELLCHVVDEGVQLHGGAGYMDEYPICRMYTDARVTRIYAGTSEVMKLIVGRDLYRQETVPFIDRDLA; from the coding sequence ATGCTGAAGCGGGATTTCACCGAAGAACAGCATATGTTCCGCAGCGCCTACCGGAAATTCCTGCAGCAGGAAATCGCACCGCATATGGAGCGGTGGCGGGAACAGGGCATCGTCGATCGCGAAGCCTTCCGCAGGGCGGGCGACCAGGGCTTCCTGATGGTGTGGCCGGAAGAGGCGTATGGCGGGCTTGGCGATACGGATTTCCGCTTCGAACAGATCATTATCGAGGAAAACCAGTACGCGCTCACCGCAGACTGGAACTGTACCCTGCACAGCCGCCTGGTCGGCCCCTACCTGAAACGTTTCGGCAGTCGCGAACAGCAGCAGCGCTGGTTACCCGGATGCGTCGCTGGCGACACGATTCTCGCCATCGCCATGACCGAGCCCGATGCCGGCAGTGACCTTGCTGGCATCAGGACCACGGCAATCGATCAGGGCGATCATTTTCTACTGAACGGCACCAAAACCTATATCTCCAATGGTCTCAATGCCGACCTGGTGATCGTGGCTGCGAAAACCGATCCGCTCAACAAACCGCGACAACTGGGCCTGTTTGTGGTTGAGCGCGGAGCCGAGGGTTTCGCCCGCGGTGCGCCGCTGAAAAAAATGGGGCAAAAAGCCCAGGATACCGCCGAGCTGTTTTTCCAGAATGTGATTGTACCCAGGGAAAATGTGCTGTGCGATCCCGGCAAGGGGTTTGCCTACTTGATGGAAGGATTGGCGGAAGAACGCCTGATCGCGGCGGTGGAGTGCCTGGCTGCCGCGCAGAAGGCCTTTGATATAACGCTGGAATTTACCCGCGAGCGCAAGTTGTTTGGCGGCCAGCTCGGGGACTTGCAGAACACCCAGTTCAAGCTTTCCGAATTGCGCGCCGAACTCGATATGCAACAGGTTTATATCGACCAGTGTGTCACAGCGCTCAACGGCGGACAGCTGAACTCGGTAGACGCCGCCAAGGCCAAGCTGGTGACCAGTGAGCTGCTGTGCCACGTGGTCGATGAGGGGGTGCAGCTGCACGGCGGCGCGGGTTATATGGACGAATACCCCATCTGTCGTATGTACACGGATGCCCGCGTGACTCGTATCTACGCCGGAACCTCGGAGGTCATGAAGTTGATCGTGGGGCGCGACCTTTACCGACAGGAGACGGTGCCATTTATCGATCGGGATCTGGCGTAG
- a CDS encoding CaiB/BaiF CoA-transferase family protein: MAVLSGYTVIEMAGLGPCPMAGMLLADMGAEVIRVERSAQRDPLYARDMSARGKKSIVLNLKHEQGREALLALGQRADVLLEGYRPGVAEKLGIGPEVCRQRNPGLVYGRMTGWGQSGPLALSAGHDANYIALTGALHAIGRPGQKPVLPLNLVGDFGGGTMFLVAGVLAALLERQVSGQGQVVDAAMVDGTANLMWMCHSFSAGGHWDAADRGVNLLDGGAFFYDTYETSDGKFIALAPIEPQFYAELVQRAGLDPDTFSGQKQYERESWADNAIAFAEIFRSRTRDQWCELLEQTDACFAPVLSVEEAPSHPHHRARKTYCEVDGFQQPAPAPRFSRTPSSIRHGQHTPGEDTVQVLSAAGFTPDQIRLLREQGAVV, encoded by the coding sequence ATGGCCGTACTCAGTGGTTATACCGTGATTGAAATGGCAGGGCTCGGCCCCTGCCCCATGGCGGGTATGCTGTTGGCGGATATGGGGGCCGAGGTTATCCGGGTCGAGCGCAGCGCTCAGCGCGATCCCCTCTATGCGCGGGATATGAGCGCTCGCGGCAAGAAATCTATTGTGCTCAACCTCAAGCATGAACAGGGGCGGGAAGCGCTGCTGGCACTGGGGCAGAGGGCCGATGTGCTACTGGAAGGCTACAGGCCGGGCGTGGCCGAGAAACTGGGCATAGGCCCGGAGGTGTGCCGGCAACGCAATCCAGGCCTCGTGTACGGCCGTATGACCGGTTGGGGGCAGAGTGGTCCGCTGGCCCTTTCCGCCGGTCACGATGCAAACTATATCGCCCTGACCGGTGCCCTCCACGCCATCGGCCGCCCGGGCCAAAAGCCGGTGCTGCCCCTCAACCTGGTCGGTGATTTTGGCGGTGGCACCATGTTTCTGGTTGCCGGTGTCCTCGCAGCGTTGCTCGAGCGTCAGGTATCCGGCCAGGGGCAGGTGGTGGACGCGGCCATGGTGGACGGTACGGCCAACCTGATGTGGATGTGCCACAGTTTCTCCGCCGGCGGACACTGGGATGCCGCGGACCGCGGCGTAAACCTGCTCGATGGCGGTGCCTTTTTTTACGACACCTATGAAACCAGTGATGGAAAATTTATTGCCTTGGCCCCGATTGAACCGCAGTTTTATGCCGAACTGGTGCAGCGCGCGGGCCTGGACCCGGATACTTTCAGCGGGCAGAAACAGTATGAGCGTGAAAGCTGGGCCGATAATGCCATCGCCTTCGCCGAAATATTCAGAAGTCGCACGCGCGATCAGTGGTGTGAATTACTGGAACAGACGGATGCCTGCTTCGCACCGGTGCTGAGTGTGGAGGAGGCGCCATCGCATCCGCACCACAGGGCTCGCAAGACCTATTGTGAGGTCGATGGTTTCCAGCAACCAGCACCGGCACCAAGGTTCAGTCGCACACCATCCAGTATCCGGCATGGCCAGCATACGCCCGGGGAGGACACCGTTCAGGTACTGTCTGCTGCGGGTTTCACGCCAGACCAGATCCGTCTCCTGCGGGAACAGGGCGCGGTGGTTTAG
- a CDS encoding acetyl-CoA C-acetyltransferase, translated as MAPNTAYIYDAIRTPRGKGKKDGSLHEVKSVALGAGLLRELQQRHDLDTSQVDDVVMGCVSPVGEQGGDVAKTIVQYAQWHESVAGVQLDRFCASGLEAVNLAAMKIASGWEELVVAGGVESMSRVPMGAAGGAWLNDPEVNIKTGAVPQGIGADTIATLEGWSREVVDAFALASQQRATNARRNGYFERSVVPVKDLNGVTILAQDEFIKPATTMDILGNLRPSFEAIGALGFDDLMLRKYPMLAAINHVHTPGNSSGIVDGAAAVLVGSEKAGRNLGLAPRARIVATAVLATDPTIMLIGPGPAAKKVLSKAGMTTADIDLFEINEAFASVALRFMQDLDISHEVTNVNGGAIAMGHPLGATGAMLVGTMLDELERRKLKRGLVALCVGGGQGIATIIERV; from the coding sequence ATGGCGCCAAATACCGCGTATATCTACGATGCCATACGTACTCCCCGGGGCAAGGGTAAAAAAGATGGCTCTCTCCACGAAGTCAAATCCGTCGCCCTCGGCGCCGGGCTGCTGCGGGAGTTGCAGCAGCGCCACGACCTGGATACCAGCCAGGTTGACGATGTGGTGATGGGTTGCGTATCGCCGGTGGGGGAACAGGGCGGTGACGTGGCCAAGACCATCGTGCAATACGCGCAGTGGCACGAGAGTGTCGCCGGCGTGCAGCTGGATCGCTTCTGCGCCTCTGGCCTCGAAGCGGTGAATCTGGCGGCGATGAAAATTGCCTCCGGCTGGGAAGAACTGGTCGTTGCCGGCGGTGTGGAATCCATGTCGCGCGTGCCCATGGGGGCTGCCGGCGGGGCCTGGCTGAATGATCCGGAAGTCAACATCAAAACCGGCGCGGTCCCGCAGGGTATTGGTGCAGATACCATCGCCACCCTCGAAGGCTGGAGCCGCGAGGTGGTGGATGCTTTCGCGCTGGCATCGCAGCAGCGCGCGACCAATGCCCGGCGCAACGGCTACTTCGAGCGATCCGTGGTGCCGGTAAAGGACCTGAACGGAGTCACCATCCTCGCGCAAGACGAGTTCATCAAACCGGCAACCACGATGGATATACTGGGCAATCTGCGCCCCTCTTTCGAAGCCATCGGTGCGCTCGGGTTTGATGACCTGATGCTGCGTAAATACCCGATGCTGGCCGCCATCAATCATGTACATACACCCGGCAATTCGTCCGGCATCGTCGACGGTGCAGCGGCGGTGCTGGTGGGCTCGGAAAAGGCGGGCCGGAACCTTGGCCTGGCGCCGCGCGCTCGTATCGTCGCCACCGCAGTACTCGCAACTGATCCCACCATTATGTTGATCGGGCCTGGACCCGCGGCGAAAAAAGTGCTGTCCAAGGCCGGTATGACCACTGCCGACATCGACCTGTTTGAAATCAACGAAGCCTTTGCGTCGGTGGCGCTGCGTTTCATGCAAGACCTGGATATCTCCCACGAAGTGACCAACGTCAACGGCGGGGCAATCGCCATGGGGCATCCGCTCGGCGCCACCGGCGCGATGCTTGTGGGCACCATGCTTGACGAGCTGGAGCGGCGCAAACTCAAGCGCGGCCTGGTGGCGCTTTGCGTTGGCGGTGGACAGGGTATTGCCACCATCATTGAGCGGGTGTGA
- a CDS encoding enoyl-CoA hydratase-related protein: MSDFETVSYHIDEQVAVITLNRPQSRNALNAQMRAELVRAIGRANADSAVRAVMLTGAGKGFCAGADLTEQMPDSDSDGYITQQLRTEYHPILLGIIESSKPYICAVHGAAAGIGAAIAMACDLLVMAENAFLYSAFGAIGLIPDGGSHWLLGRSLGSKKAFELIAESQKLSAGECVQLGIANRMAQEPHLQEEVLGWAKSLTTRAPLTLQYSKQLLREASSLSLAQTMDREAQVQNIHYRSADFKEGARAFFEKRAARFQGK; encoded by the coding sequence ATGAGTGATTTTGAAACGGTCAGCTACCATATCGACGAACAGGTTGCGGTCATCACGCTGAACAGACCCCAGTCGCGCAATGCGTTAAACGCGCAAATGCGGGCCGAATTAGTCCGCGCCATTGGCCGGGCCAACGCTGACAGTGCGGTGCGCGCGGTCATGTTGACAGGTGCCGGGAAGGGGTTCTGTGCCGGGGCGGATTTGACCGAGCAAATGCCGGATTCCGATAGCGATGGCTATATTACGCAGCAGCTGCGCACCGAATACCACCCGATCTTGCTGGGCATTATCGAGTCCAGCAAGCCTTATATCTGCGCTGTGCATGGTGCTGCAGCGGGGATCGGTGCTGCGATCGCCATGGCCTGCGATCTGCTGGTGATGGCCGAGAATGCCTTTCTGTATTCCGCTTTCGGTGCCATCGGATTGATTCCAGACGGCGGTAGCCACTGGCTGCTGGGTCGATCACTGGGGAGCAAGAAGGCCTTTGAATTGATTGCCGAGTCGCAGAAGCTGAGCGCTGGCGAATGTGTGCAGCTGGGTATTGCCAATCGCATGGCGCAGGAACCGCACTTGCAGGAAGAGGTTCTCGGCTGGGCCAAATCGTTGACCACACGGGCACCGCTGACACTGCAGTACAGCAAGCAGTTACTGCGCGAGGCGAGCAGCCTGAGTCTGGCGCAAACCATGGACCGCGAAGCTCAGGTGCAGAATATTCACTACCGCAGTGCCGATTTCAAGGAGGGCGCCCGGGCGTTTTTCGAAAAACGTGCAGCCAGGTTTCAGGGTAAGTAA
- a CDS encoding 3-hydroxyacyl-CoA dehydrogenase NAD-binding domain-containing protein — protein MREHSHGFLYEKDSAGIVTITMDMDGPVNAMNAQYREAMAEIPDRLEAEQDLAGVILASAKPTFFAGGDLKELCAVPEGGEEAQFRTIEDCIKAPLRRLEKLPVPVVAAINGAALGGGLEICLACNHRIAVNDKRVVIGFPEVTLGLLPGAGGIVRSIHILGLDKALPFLMQGTRLRPAEALDAGFIDALVESVDELVPAAKAWIEANPDAATQPWDRKGHKIPGGDIWSPAIVATLAVAPAQNFRKTRGLLPAPERILAVAGDTMAVDFDTALRIESRGLAYLVTTPQAKNIITANFFQLNSVNSGASRPRDIAPTTVKKLGILGAGMMGQGIAYASACAGIAVVMTDVSAAAAAKGKAYSAALLDREIERGRKTERDKQAILDLITATDNYAALAGCDLIIEAVYEDLELKAQVTRDAQQFLQDGGVFATNTSTLPITRLAEACDFAENYIGIHFFSPVERMPLIEIICGAKTSEETLARAFDYIRQIRKTPIVVNDSLGFFTSRVFGTFMDEGARLLVEGVDPVLIDALAKQVGMPVGPLAVQDEVSQELTRKVAQTHRQMGVFCTLGDNSCNAAVSETLIQEYGRGGRHHGGGYYEYAADGSKTIWPPLYELYHKPEVALPHRDIQDRILFRQVVESLKCLQEGVLRSVADGNVGSLLGIGAPVWTGGFLQLVNTYECDGETGLQAFISRCDQLAARYGERFAAPAIVRETLAAGGCFE, from the coding sequence ATGCGTGAACACAGCCACGGATTCCTTTACGAGAAAGACAGCGCCGGCATTGTCACCATCACCATGGATATGGATGGCCCGGTCAATGCCATGAATGCACAATACCGCGAGGCGATGGCGGAAATTCCCGACCGGCTGGAAGCCGAGCAGGATCTCGCCGGCGTGATACTCGCGTCTGCGAAGCCGACCTTCTTTGCCGGCGGAGACCTGAAAGAACTCTGCGCCGTGCCCGAGGGGGGCGAGGAAGCTCAATTCCGCACGATTGAGGACTGTATCAAGGCGCCCCTGCGTCGCCTGGAAAAACTACCGGTGCCGGTGGTGGCAGCCATTAATGGGGCTGCTCTCGGCGGCGGCCTGGAAATCTGCCTGGCCTGCAACCACCGTATCGCGGTGAATGACAAACGTGTGGTGATCGGGTTTCCGGAAGTCACGCTGGGCCTGTTGCCGGGCGCCGGTGGTATTGTGCGCTCCATTCATATACTGGGGCTCGACAAAGCGCTGCCTTTCCTTATGCAGGGCACACGCTTGCGTCCCGCCGAAGCGCTGGATGCAGGTTTTATTGATGCGCTGGTCGAGTCTGTCGACGAACTGGTGCCCGCGGCGAAGGCCTGGATTGAGGCCAACCCCGATGCGGCCACACAACCCTGGGACCGCAAGGGTCACAAAATTCCTGGCGGGGATATCTGGAGTCCGGCCATCGTTGCCACCCTGGCGGTGGCGCCGGCGCAGAACTTTCGCAAAACCCGCGGCCTGCTGCCTGCGCCTGAGCGTATCCTGGCGGTGGCCGGCGATACCATGGCGGTGGATTTTGATACCGCCCTGCGCATTGAATCCCGCGGCCTCGCGTATCTGGTCACCACACCGCAGGCCAAGAACATCATTACCGCCAATTTCTTCCAGCTCAACAGCGTAAACAGCGGCGCCAGCCGGCCCCGCGACATCGCTCCCACAACCGTGAAGAAGCTGGGCATCCTCGGTGCCGGCATGATGGGGCAGGGGATCGCCTACGCCTCGGCCTGTGCGGGCATCGCAGTGGTGATGACGGATGTCAGTGCAGCCGCGGCTGCAAAAGGCAAGGCCTATAGCGCCGCGCTGCTGGATCGCGAAATCGAGCGCGGCCGAAAAACCGAGCGGGACAAGCAGGCCATCCTCGATCTTATTACGGCCACTGACAATTACGCGGCGCTGGCGGGCTGCGACCTGATCATAGAGGCGGTGTACGAGGACCTGGAACTGAAAGCGCAGGTTACCCGCGACGCGCAGCAGTTTCTGCAGGACGGCGGTGTGTTTGCCACCAATACCTCCACTCTACCCATTACCCGGCTGGCCGAAGCCTGTGATTTTGCGGAAAACTATATTGGTATCCACTTCTTTTCCCCGGTGGAGCGCATGCCACTGATTGAAATCATCTGTGGCGCAAAGACGAGCGAAGAGACCCTGGCCAGGGCCTTCGATTACATCCGCCAGATCCGCAAGACCCCGATCGTGGTGAACGATTCCCTCGGCTTCTTTACCTCGCGCGTGTTCGGCACCTTTATGGATGAGGGCGCACGCCTGCTGGTCGAGGGGGTCGATCCGGTACTGATCGATGCGCTGGCCAAACAGGTGGGTATGCCGGTGGGTCCGCTGGCGGTCCAGGATGAAGTGAGCCAGGAGCTCACCCGCAAGGTCGCACAAACGCACCGCCAGATGGGGGTGTTTTGCACCCTGGGCGACAACAGTTGCAATGCGGCGGTGTCGGAAACCCTGATCCAGGAATACGGCCGCGGTGGTCGACATCACGGCGGCGGTTACTACGAGTACGCCGCCGACGGCAGCAAGACAATCTGGCCACCATTGTATGAGCTGTATCACAAGCCGGAAGTCGCGTTGCCGCACCGGGATATCCAGGACCGCATCCTGTTCCGCCAGGTGGTGGAAAGCCTGAAATGCCTGCAGGAGGGCGTGCTGCGCTCGGTGGCCGATGGCAATGTCGGCTCGCTGCTCGGCATCGGCGCGCCGGTATGGACCGGTGGTTTCCTGCAGCTGGTCAATACCTACGAGTGCGACGGAGAGACCGGATTGCAGGCATTTATCTCTCGCTGCGATCAGCTGGCCGCCCGTTACGGCGAGCGCTTTGCCGCGCCCGCCATCGTGCGCGAAACGCTGGCGGCGGGCGGGTGCTTCGAGTGA
- a CDS encoding SDR family NAD(P)-dependent oxidoreductase, whose product MDLAKLYTLAGKTALVTGASSGLGDYFARVMAQAGAEVIVAARRVQKLETLVAEIRDTGGTAHAVALDVSDRDSVRAAFSRIDRFVGKLDIVVNNAGIANSPKKFVDLPEAEWEQLLETNLNGAWRVAHEAARRMRDAGHGCIVNTSSIYSLATGLYKTDYNVSKAALAQLRKNMALELARHGVRVNTLCPGYFSSAINAREFNTERGREYIKRLVPQRLGALPELAGPLLLLVSDAGSFINGITLPVDGGALLAPV is encoded by the coding sequence GTGGATCTGGCAAAGCTGTATACCCTAGCGGGTAAAACTGCGCTGGTGACCGGGGCATCGAGCGGACTCGGTGACTATTTTGCGCGGGTTATGGCACAGGCTGGTGCGGAGGTGATTGTCGCTGCGCGGCGCGTGCAAAAACTGGAAACGCTGGTGGCGGAAATCCGCGATACGGGCGGCACGGCCCACGCCGTGGCGCTGGATGTCTCCGATCGCGACAGTGTGCGCGCGGCTTTTTCCCGGATTGACCGATTCGTGGGGAAGCTGGATATCGTGGTCAACAATGCGGGTATTGCCAACAGCCCGAAAAAGTTTGTCGACCTGCCGGAAGCCGAGTGGGAGCAACTGCTCGAGACCAATCTCAACGGAGCCTGGCGCGTCGCGCACGAGGCCGCACGGCGTATGCGCGACGCCGGTCACGGCTGCATCGTCAATACCAGTTCTATCTACAGCCTGGCCACCGGCTTGTACAAAACCGACTACAACGTTTCCAAGGCTGCACTGGCCCAGCTCAGAAAAAATATGGCACTGGAGCTTGCACGCCACGGCGTGCGTGTTAACACCCTGTGCCCCGGCTATTTTTCCTCCGCCATCAACGCGCGGGAATTCAATACCGAACGCGGCCGGGAATATATCAAGCGCCTGGTTCCCCAGCGCCTGGGTGCATTGCCGGAACTGGCCGGCCCGCTGTTGTTACTGGTCAGCGACGCCGGTTCTTTTATCAACGGCATCACCCTTCCGGTCGACGGGGGAGCACTACTGGCCCCTGTTTGA
- a CDS encoding AraC family transcriptional regulator encodes MQDISIHIYFVKAVLEHVAKCGYEPETLLRRSRISPRLLHEQHARVSAEQYAKLQTVTMREMGDEMLGYCHQPFRLGQWSALCHWLIQCKTLGQALKRFCLFYNLLDKTLLPRLQASGDVATLEIRLANPASAPLEPYAYELFTFSLHRQMCWLTRTNLPIRQVQLPYSEPAHSHEYRPLFVGAPVLFDTDCCRLVFERTLLEKPVQQTPDDLVDFLRRPLYNTLVNSYRSKSWSQRVKDVIGNDLSDLPTFADIANALDLNPKKLRRLLNEEGIGYSNLKTQLRRDLAIYHLSTRKSSIEEIAFKTGFSEASAFIRAFKGWTGVTPMTYRKDLS; translated from the coding sequence ATGCAGGACATTTCCATTCATATCTATTTCGTCAAGGCAGTACTGGAGCACGTGGCAAAATGCGGATATGAACCGGAGACATTGCTCCGGCGCAGCCGTATCTCTCCGCGCCTGCTGCACGAACAACACGCACGGGTCAGTGCCGAGCAATACGCCAAACTCCAGACTGTGACCATGCGCGAGATGGGTGATGAAATGCTGGGTTACTGCCACCAGCCGTTCAGGCTCGGCCAGTGGTCGGCGCTCTGCCACTGGTTGATCCAGTGCAAAACCCTGGGGCAGGCACTTAAGCGCTTCTGCCTGTTTTACAACCTGCTGGACAAAACCCTGTTGCCGCGCCTGCAGGCCAGCGGCGATGTCGCGACGCTTGAAATCCGCCTCGCAAACCCCGCATCAGCGCCGCTCGAGCCCTACGCCTACGAACTCTTCACCTTTAGCCTGCACCGCCAGATGTGTTGGCTCACGCGCACCAACCTGCCGATCCGGCAAGTACAGCTACCCTATAGTGAGCCAGCGCACAGCCACGAGTACCGCCCGCTGTTTGTCGGCGCCCCGGTGCTTTTCGATACCGACTGCTGCCGGCTCGTGTTCGAGCGCACGCTGTTGGAAAAACCGGTGCAGCAGACACCCGACGACCTGGTCGACTTCCTGCGCAGGCCGCTCTATAACACGCTGGTGAACAGCTATCGCAGCAAGAGCTGGAGCCAGCGCGTGAAGGACGTGATCGGCAACGACCTGAGTGATCTGCCAACCTTTGCCGATATTGCGAACGCCTTGGATCTCAACCCGAAAAAACTGCGGCGCTTGCTGAATGAGGAGGGAATTGGCTACAGCAACCTGAAAACCCAATTGCGCCGGGACCTTGCCATCTATCACTTATCCACCCGGAAGAGTTCCATCGAGGAAATCGCGTTCAAGACCGGCTTTTCCGAAGCCAGCGCATTTATCCGCGCATTCAAAGGCTGGACCGGGGTGACTCCCATGACCTATCGCAAGGATCTGTCCTAG
- a CDS encoding SDR family NAD(P)-dependent oxidoreductase, with protein MDIKGKTAIVTGGASGLGAATVERYAADGANVAIFDLNEDAGNALADRLGPSVAFFAVNVTEEASVQAGIDAVVEKFGALHIVNNYAGIGPACKTYGKKGPHPIDLYMTVVMVNQVGTFNVSRLAAEKMAANEPMNNDGARGVIINTASVAAYEGQVGQVAYSATKGAIVGMTLPMARELAYYGIRVNTIVPGLIHTPLFDTIEESYYKSLEASTVYPQRLGKTSEIAKLSAHIVDNDYLNGECIRVDAGVRMQPK; from the coding sequence ATGGATATCAAGGGAAAAACTGCCATCGTTACCGGGGGGGCATCGGGACTCGGTGCCGCCACGGTGGAGCGCTATGCCGCAGATGGTGCCAACGTCGCCATCTTCGATCTGAATGAAGATGCCGGCAATGCACTTGCAGACCGATTGGGACCCAGTGTCGCCTTCTTCGCGGTAAATGTCACCGAAGAGGCGTCGGTCCAGGCCGGCATCGACGCAGTGGTGGAAAAGTTTGGTGCCCTGCATATTGTGAATAATTACGCGGGTATTGGTCCGGCGTGTAAAACCTATGGAAAAAAAGGGCCGCACCCCATCGACCTGTATATGACCGTGGTGATGGTGAATCAGGTCGGCACCTTCAATGTCTCGCGTCTGGCCGCAGAGAAGATGGCTGCCAACGAGCCGATGAACAATGATGGTGCACGCGGGGTCATCATCAATACGGCCTCGGTCGCAGCCTACGAGGGGCAGGTCGGACAAGTGGCCTACAGTGCGACCAAGGGCGCAATTGTCGGCATGACATTGCCGATGGCACGCGAGCTGGCGTACTACGGTATTCGCGTGAACACCATCGTGCCGGGCCTGATCCATACCCCGCTGTTCGATACCATCGAGGAGTCCTATTACAAATCGCTGGAGGCGTCGACGGTCTATCCCCAGCGCCTGGGTAAAACCAGCGAAATTGCCAAGCTCTCTGCTCATATCGTCGATAACGATTACCTGAATGGCGAGTGTATTCGCGTGGACGCCGGGGTGCGCATGCAACCGAAGTAG